The following is a genomic window from Panthera uncia isolate 11264 chromosome B4, Puncia_PCG_1.0, whole genome shotgun sequence.
GCCACCTCCTCCAAGACCACTGCCAAGACCACCGCCAAGACCACCGCCAAGACCACCGCCAAGACCTCCACCAAGGCCACTGCCAAAGCCACTGCCGCCTCCGTAGCCAGAGGACACGCTGTTTGTGATGACagctgcagagaaaggggagagaactTGGTAAGACCAGCTGGCTTGATTGATCCTACACGTCCAAATTATTTGATACTGCTAATGTTAGCACTGTACCTGGCCCCTTTCACAAAGTAGCAAATGAAGGCCCAGAACTAATCCATTTAGTTAAGTCCCTAACAGACAGTTGGTGAGCATAGAAGGCAAGGGATGGTGCTAAGTCTTCAGCAGGTAAGGACAACAACAGGGAAAGGTTACAAGATGTGTAGGATATAGGGCCATACCCTTTAAGAAACAAGACATGTGCCATGTTGGTTCATGTCTCAGTCTGTGTTCTTTCCCCTCTACCACCTGCTTCCCACTAAGTGTATTAAATACATCATATATTGGGATGGGAGTTACTAGTATCTAGAAATAGTAGGATTTTGACTTGGTGCAAAATACCCCACGTTATCATCATTGTTAATGTCTGTTCAACTTTACTTACAGATGTTGACTGGTCCAACTCCTTCTCCACTCAgtctaaaaggagaaaaactaaagTCAGAGTTTTAAACTCCCCAAAAGACAGTAGTAGTCCATGTGGATAATTCCCATAGTCATGTTTAGAGCTTGTTTTACAAACAAGGAGACTGCATGCCCAAAAGCTGcttaaatcagagaaagagatagcCCTCTAGAGTGACTTCCAATGAAGAGGTGTTGACCTAAAAACAGGTTATGGGAGGAAGATTGTAATTCACATTCTCCTCCACCCATTATACAGAAACTATGAGTAAGAGGCTGTgggaaatatgaatatatatgaagcAGTTTTGGCCTGGTAGGAGCTGACATTCTCTGAGGGGACTTGGCATGGACAGAAATACTTCTAACAGGAAGGACACAGTGGATAGTGTCCGAAGATTGCAGAAAACGGGGTAGTTTGAGAATCCAAATGCAAGTGAATTCAAGTCAGCTGGAGTAATCATGAAACGCTTCCTGAAGAAAAGATACTTGAAGAATGAGGAAGATATTTGTTGAGTTGCTTAGCTGTTTGAAAGAGaggaatcaggggcgcctgggtggctcagttggttaagcgtccgacttcagctcaggtcacgatctcgcggtccgtgagttcgagccccgcgtcaggctctgggctgatggctcagagcctggagcctgcttctgattctgtgtctccctctctctctgcccctcccccgttcatgccctgtctctctctgtctcaaaaataaataaacattaaaaaaaattaaaaaaaaaaaagaaagagaggaatccGATGCTGGGAACAGGGTCAGAAACATTGTATAGGTCAGCTGTATGCCTTGGTGTCAGATTGAAACTGGATTAGTGAAGAATAATTATCATGCACAAGACAGTGGTCACTTGTTTGTGTGATTTACACCCCGTAGTGGAGGAGAAGCTTCATATTATCAAATGTGAGGCCATCCTGAGCTTGTGAAGTGAGTCATTATGTTGCCCACCTGCACTCCTCGCCCTCCAGCAGCTTCCTGTAGGTGGCAATCTCCACATCCAGGGCCAGCTTGGTGTTCATGAGCTCCTGGTACTCCCTGAGCAGCCGGGCCATGTCCTGCTTGGCCTTTTGCAGAGCATCCTCCAGCTCAGCCAGCTTGTGCTTGGCGTCCTTGAGGGCCAGCTCCCCGCGTTGCTCAGCATCAGCAATGGCGTTCTGCAGATTGGCACACTacggagggaaagaagagagtggGGACTCTTTAGTAGCTGAGCTAGGCCTGAGGTATCTCATTCTGAGATTCCAGGGAGAAGCCAGTACATTTGTCCTGGTCATTGTGGATTGTAGAACATTGAAATGCTGGTACTTCTCCCagttctgtgtgcgtgtgtgtgtgtgtgtgtgtgtgtttataaaaagtaaaacaaaaccaaacagaggTCTCCCAACCTCTCCCTACCTGCTTCTTGACATTGTCAATCTCAGCTCTAAGCCTCTGGATCATCCGGTTCATCTCAGAGATCTCTTGCTTGGTGTTGCGAAGATCATCCCCGTGCCGGCCTGCTGTCTGCTGCAGCTCTTCATACTGATGCCaccagaaaagaggaaagatccCAATCATATGAGGGCGGAAACATTTTCCCAAAGCTCACAGGTAGGAGCTACCAAGGTGGCAAGTAGTGTAGTTGTCTGGGCCCTGGTGCTAGTTTCAGCTTTGTCCAGGTGGACCTGGTCTTAGATCATTTTCCCTTTAGCGCCTTTGTTTTCATAGAGACATAGGTGTGGGATTCAGAATGAGATTCTCCTTAAGGTTCTtgaatttatatggaaaatacaTGCATAATTGTTCCCATAAGTCATGCAAAGAGGCCTCAGCAGGTTTCAGAAGCCCCACCCTTAGCATTTTGTCAATGACCTGGAATCCTAGACATGTGTCCATCCCCTCACTCAGGATATATTCACCACAGCACCCACCTTGGTCTGGTACCAGGACTCAGCTTCTGTCCGACTGCGGTTAGCAATCTCCTCATATTGGGCTTTGACCTCAGAGATGATGCTGTCCAGGTCCAGGTTCCGGTTGTTGTCCATGGACAGGACCACAGAAGTGTCTGAGACATGCGTCTGCATCTGGGACAGCTCCTGTGGGGAGATTTGAAGTCAGCATTAATATCAGGTCCATTCAAATCTTCCATTCATTGTGGTATGTCAgcttgagaaaagaaataaaacacctaCATCAAAAATTTAGATAAGTTAATAAACAATCCAAATCATTACTccatctacttaaaaaaaaactttaacaacTCTGAACCTCCAATAAACCCGCATCATGTAACTTCTCAGACTCACATCTTCTTGGgtcatactttattttaaaagaatctagCTGTGTGGTCTGCATGCTGggagaaaacagagagggggtGGCACTCCTGCAAGGGGAGGTGGCCAGAAAAAGAATACTTGTACCTCTAATAACTCACTCCAAACCTCACTCTGCATTTGCTTTaaatttgactttctttttttaaagtgttggcTTCATAAGTAACAAAGTGTGAGTAGTACCaagggggaaggagagacagagatgtgTCCACAGACTAGGAATCACTGAGGTCAATCCTGGAGCCCCTAATTCTTGGTGATGTCCCAGTGGCCATGTCTCTGGGTCCCAAATAGGGGGCATTTCTTACCGCCTCAAAGAACATCTTCATGAAGTTGATCTCGTCCATTAGGGCATCGACCTTGGCCTCTAGCTCCACCTTATTCATGTAGGCAGCATCCACGTCCTAGAGAAACAGGGATGGTTGGCACCACACCCGATTTTTACCCTGACATAAATGAATGACACCATAAGACAGCATAGCCATAGGCTATAGGCTGTCTTCTACCCACGCACCTTCTTCAGCATCACAAACTCATTCTCAGCAGTGGTACGCTTGTTGATTTCATCTTCATACCTGGTGGTAAAAAGGATAGGAAGTGCTGATCAGGAGATGAGGGACAGGTAAGGCCTGGGGTCTTTACTGCATGAAGACAACTGTGAGCCTGCCTTCCCTCTAGGAAGTGTCTTCTCGCATCatgagggcagagagtgggggagcaCTGGTAGTCTGAACCCCTGGGCAAAGTCCTCACCCATAAGGATATCGGTTTTTCTGTAACTGCCTACCAGATAATCTTTATATTATTGCTACAATTCAGTGGTATCAGGAATATTCCTGGAAAGAAGCTGTGCTGTTTCTCCCCAACTCCACCTCTAGTCAATTTccctactgctttttttttttcagctttcatGGCCttgtgaaaaaacaaaccaaaaactacCAACCCAGCTGCTTGTTCACAAGGACTAAAGAAATTATTTGAGCCACTTATGTTGGGTTATGTCCTCAGTTCCTGCTTTGGGGGCCACCCATCAGAAAGCCCATGTTGTATCCTTCCAGTGTCCTGGGAAGAAAAGCCCCAAAGAGCAAGGATTACATGATGTTTATTTCGCCAGGTGGTACCAAGGGCACTGAGCTTGCTGCTTTGGCTGGTGGCTAAGTGCCTTACCAATGGACTGAACTTGGGCCTGGTACTTTCTAAACATGGGCTGGATTTTTTCCCTAGTACTTCAGGTGTCCATAGAAAAGTATACACATCTAGCCCGTGGGGAAAGCATAAGTGGCAGGCAGTCTGGTTATGAAGTGCATCTGGTGCCAAGAAGACACCACCCGCCCCATCTCTGCTCCCCACAACCCACTTGTTCTTGAAGTCCTCCACCAGGTCCTGCATGTTCCTCAGCTCTGAGTCCAGGcggcccctctcccccaggaTGCTGTCCAGCTGTCTCCTGAGGTTGTTGATGTACTGCTCAAACAAGGGCTCCAGGTTCTGCCTCACGGTCTTGGTGCCCTGCTCCTGGAGCAGAGTCCACTTGGTGTCCAGGACCTTGTTCTGTTGTTCCAGGAACCGCACCTGGAGAAGGCAGAGTGTGAAGGTGGAGAAACTTGAATTTCGTGTCTCGATGGTCAATTCAccagttttcctcccatttcatgctgccctccccacccccctcaccagGCACCGCCATGCCTGGCCCTGGGCCCCAGGAGGGGAGGTCCAGAGTGAGGTGTCCAGAGTGAGGTGTTCTATGGGAGACAGGACACACAGCCTGCACCGTGGGCACAGCTGGGTGGTGCATGGCCTGGTGCAGGGGTGGCTGTGAAGGTACTCAGATGACTGCCCGATGAACTCATCTACTTTTCTATTCAATCAGCCCTGTTACGTGAGGCATAGAATTCATCTCTCTGTCCCGCAGGAATCAAGGAGCCCTTTCGGGGTAATCTCTGAAGAGCGAAGAAATAGAAGCAATAAGACCCGCTCTTCTATGCTGCC
Proteins encoded in this region:
- the KRT5 gene encoding keratin, type II cytoskeletal 5 isoform X1, with amino-acid sequence MSRQSSVSFRSGGGRSFSAASAITPSVSRTSFTSVSRSGGGGGGFGRVSLGGACGAGGYGSRSLYNLGGSKRISISTSGGSFRNRFGAGAGGGYGFGGGAGSGFGFGGGAGGGFGLGGGAGFGGGFGGPGFPVCPPGGIQEVTVNQSLLTPLNLQIDPTIQRVRTEEREQIKTLNNKFASFIDKVRFLEQQNKVLDTKWTLLQEQGTKTVRQNLEPLFEQYINNLRRQLDSILGERGRLDSELRNMQDLVEDFKNKYEDEINKRTTAENEFVMLKKDVDAAYMNKVELEAKVDALMDEINFMKMFFEAELSQMQTHVSDTSVVLSMDNNRNLDLDSIISEVKAQYEEIANRSRTEAESWYQTKYEELQQTAGRHGDDLRNTKQEISEMNRMIQRLRAEIDNVKKQCANLQNAIADAEQRGELALKDAKHKLAELEDALQKAKQDMARLLREYQELMNTKLALDVEIATYRKLLEGEECRLSGEGVGPVNISVITNSVSSGYGGGSGFGSGLGGGLGGGLGGGLGGGLGSGLGGGGGGSYYSSSSGGVGLGGGLSVGGSGFSAGSGRSLGVGFGSGGGSSSSVKFVSTTSSSRKSFKS
- the KRT5 gene encoding keratin, type II cytoskeletal 5 isoform X2, producing MSRQSSVSFRSGGGRSFSAASAITPSVSRTSFTSVSRSGGGGGGFGRVSLGGACGAGGYGSRSLYNLGGSKRISISTSGGSFRNRFGAGAGGGYGFGGGAGSGFGFGGGAGGGFGLGGGAGFGGGFGGPGFPVCPPGGIQEVTVNQSLLTPLNLQIDPTIQRVRTEEREQIKTLNNKFASFIDKVRFLEQQNKVLDTKWTLLQEQGTKTVRQNLEPLFEQYINNLRRQLDSILGERGRLDSELRNMQDLVEDFKNKYEDEINKRTTAENEFVMLKKDVDAAYMNKVELEAKVDALMDEINFMKMFFEAELSQMQTHVSDTSVVLSMDNNRNLDLDSIISEVKAQYEEIANRSRTEAESWYQTKYEELQQTAGRHGDDLRNTKQEISEMNRMIQRLRAEIDNVKKQCANLQNAIADAEQRGELALKDAKHKLAELEDALQKAKQDMARLLREYQELMNTKLALDVEIATYRKLLEGEECRLSGEGVGQVNISVVQSTISGGYGSASGVGSGAGLGGGSGYSYGSGHSLGAGFSSSSGRGIGGVFSSSGGSSSTIKYTTTSSSSRKSYKH
- the KRT5 gene encoding keratin, type II cytoskeletal 5 isoform X3; translated protein: MSRQSSVSFRSGGGRSFSAASAITPSVSRTSFTSVSRSGGGGGGFGRVSLGGACGAGGYGSRSLYNLGGSKRISISTSGGSFRNRFGAGAGGGYGFGGGAGSGFGFGGGAGGGFGLGGGAGFGGGFGGPGFPVCPPGGIQEVTVNQSLLTPLNLQIDPTIQRVRTEEREQIKTLNNKFASFIDKVRFLEQQNKVLDTKWTLLQEQGTKTVRQNLEPLFEQYINNLRRQLDSILGERGRLDSELRNMQDLVEDFKNKYEDEINKRTTAENEFVMLKKDVDAAYMNKVELEAKVDALMDEINFMKMFFEAELSQMQTHVSDTSVVLSMDNNRNLDLDSIISEVKAQYEEIANRSRTEAESWYQTKYEELQQTAGRHGDDLRNTKQEISEMNRMIQRLRAEIDNVKKQCANLQNAIADAEQRGELALKDAKHKLAELEDALQKAKQDMARLLREYQELMNTKLALDVEIATYRKLLEGEECRLSGEGVGPVNISVVQSTISGGYGSASGVGSGAGLGGGSGYSYGSGHSLGAGFSSSSGRGIGGVFSSSGGSSSTIKYTTTSSSSRKSYKH